One genomic window of Aethina tumida isolate Nest 87 chromosome 3, icAetTumi1.1, whole genome shotgun sequence includes the following:
- the LOC109605568 gene encoding leucine-rich repeat serine/threonine-protein kinase 1 isoform X3, protein MAKKARIFKSSPDIAFDACVYFTDDLNDFIVEIDEKEKARLDIHAAIRDACSQGDTNSVQQLISSLSDDAELIVNMAPSGANTLLFTACQVGNRKIVKTLLDFGADGRLHSVTRYSPLYIACYHGHRDIVELLLLKFPELVQQHTVERWLPIHACCINGHVAVLELLFHFPYPSHIQRKFRDITEQWEYYMPFDINERDATGQNILYVASVLGNKKLVDVILKFKVKATRIEPSDEITPSSESNLILSPVKRRISDGIQSIMSKLNLSKENSFDNDTDSLLICPLRIDMYCNNNTETALHAAIKGKHYDIALALLKAGASANTVIKAYHDINDTLACCSVEEDSNYGQSSGLVEACKNRDVPIVDLLLKYGARDDECKALAVAVANKDETLIPKLLSTKAHPDPEYKINKKAMTENINSSQFTIFSNVTSLTYSTIFPNTPTMINWHNQKCGLTQIKTQWLTDAALHQNPKLKQNPRSYDVALYAITRLDISNNSLTSVPLTVFQLHSLKYLNMAQNKIDKLPVPVVSPTKKNYKRRSKHVEELNYSCPVLEELYLQDNRLDHIPEAIFRLPSLVTLVVSNNKLQQLPYVMWLAPKLKELNAAFNLLKDLPSENESAKEEFDKLSVSSSDSQLSSHAEQDSESDMSEFDIDSKLLGLEDTVQAVRYKKKDRDYRQMELTKHHIWSKSVEVTEQILHNDESITEKSSQLSALNLAHNLFTNIPVVLPCLAVNLTRLNMAFNTLRSMSHITSYPSSLKQLDLSHNQITVWPSLPQVEAQDKMEQANLNCYSNNLAAKGKIPEGVRRQSSRSVRTTVLHSVCSHRRHLKLDNLRTLILADNQLHRIQLATDDDGDLSSTEDEDMERNPAVSKARLMFPNLSMLDVSNNLLKEIPYNIYELNNLSVLNISGNLDINELPPQMGLLSRLWNLNTRGCSLQDPLKSMIDSKKYKTMDIVGYLKSVLEDARPYARMKLMIVGVQGIGKTSLLEQLRQEGVTRRRPEHWAKRMGNKNINVKTSRGTNMSTVGVDIGDWIYEKKVKSHSHGPVIFRTWDFGGQKEYYATHQYFLSKRSLYLVVWKITDGHRGINEILQWLVNIQARAPNSPVIIVGTHYDVVQEFNPNISEDYQQIIRDRFINIVDAEKCGLPRVLDTIEISCKTRHNVKLLCNLIYDTVFSLRPPGSKELLLEQKVPATYLALEDVVNYVASERRANGLDPVLTADQYRSIVTTEMQQRYNRTFRDWAELHQATLFLHDNGVLLHYDDATLKDLYFLDPQWLCDMLAHVVTIREINPFARSGVMKLDDLKHIFKTSSIGPMDTRGYIVNLLNKFEVALTWDSRTLLIPSLLPSEEDLQLALMYPGQYPPLIKVKVPLRSRGWAVRNKKIAVSPKSVLYRDPSQGKFQMSLPSTSSIPNEPPEEIAHYQLRSQPTDKSIARLLLMSYFPSGFWSRLISRILADDTIIDIIRSYFVIPKDVAQDIHLVKLLDLKAEWVLWQTGLQLKYGDITLFRMREVLHNSSAQYRHLKFRLKQDGIWCDVDLQSTSVLEIYFPVDSLVVKPIITEMGDASDLKVKDQLVINSTPECTAQLLALAVDHIDILLEDWYPTLGTRFVHTSEGKFLITRLVPCPQCLAKSMECDQSLNPIDFSQPKNLMEEMQQAEQEGGYHNQHHNRVRKSQESYTSECDSGVGPDSSCSSRMPSMEGHPGVQTDEQPSNVSYSWMVEECILAAYGSKTVNCPTHDDIPLSRVAPDAIFMDLGERYIIKPENIKKGRLLGRGAFGFVFKGTCKVRGSNNMIDVAMKMLQPVQPGPNARQSAAIAYKAAQGKWDRDPLQYACKAYCTARQELNILLSLRHPNIVPFVGVCTSPLALVLDLAPQGALDLVLRHYRRSGAKVGPYTLQAIILQVAKAIEYLHRQHIIYRDLKSENVLVWEMPPPFVDHPDHPVHIKVADYGISRLTLPSGTKGFGGTEGFMAPEIMRYNGEEEYTEKVDCFSFGMFIYELLTLHQPFEGHESVKECILEGGRPPLTYRETLYPSYFLDLMVLCWSQQPKDRPSASQIVSIASAPEFTHLSDVISLKHQAPVVASTSAALTHITEDGLSGSEMWLMCANSRIDLLLAADRGWLQYHTMPLPIRPTAACTVGNAVWIGDYAGNLHAYSASDGYKLFTYSLESEVNVQVEALLYLANLKRVACALSNGRLFLVNSEFYPSTPTAAEGSFVMTELGSQSSINCLCAASLENSSACELWCGESNGQISIYTIKDQVVAGQEVLNHYQPVIEKVDVMNLVAVDNCVYSYVHPGCIVYQWDQKSRTIVNKLDCSKLVPCSESLKSIAIEEHLSPTNCQVTSLVILNTDLYIGTTWGCVIIAERSTLRPVTIFRPYEEEVRAIVPLAQCKNVSGRQENTPLIATIGRGYRNLLSRYTDVTVNIGTPLPSPMGGTSYTSTKPNMFVLLWRAEHWNAT, encoded by the exons ATGGCTAAGAAGGCcagaatatttaaaagctCCCCTGACATCGCTTTCGATGCCTGTGTATACTTCACCGATGACCTCAACGATTTTATTGTGGAAATAG ATGAAAAAGAGAAAGCCAGACTGGACATCCACGCGGCGATACGGGACGCTTGCAGCCAGGGAGACACAAATTCCGTGCAGCAGCTCATATCGTCGCTGTCGGACGATGCGGAGCTCATCGTCAATATGGCCCCCAGTGGGGCCAACACCCTGCTATTCAC TGCCTGCCAGGTCGGCAACAGGAAAATCGTAAAAACATTGCTGGACTTCGGTGCAGACGGCAGGCTCCACTCTGTCACCAGATACTCGCCGCTGTACATCGCCTGTTACCACGGCCACCGGGACATTGTCGAGCTGCTCCTGCTCAAGTTCCCGGAATTGGTGCAG CAACACACTGTAGAGCGTTGGCTTCCGATTCACGCCTGCTGTATTAACGGCCATGTAGCAGTTTTAGAACTACTCTTCCATTTTCCATATCCATCTCATATACAACGAAAATTTAG AGATATAACGGAACAGTGGGAATATTATATGCCATTCGATATTAATGAACGCGACGCCACAGGTCAAAACATACTCTATGTAGCTAGTGTATTGGGAAATAAGAAACTCGTagatgtaatattgaaatttaaagtaaaggCCACTCGTATAGAACCC AGTGACGAAATTACTCCCAGTTCGGAGAGTAATCTAATTCTCAGCCCAGTTAAGCGACGAATATCAGATGGAATACAGTCAATTATGTCTAAACTAAATTTGTCCAAAGAAAACTCTTTCGACAATGAC ACGGATTCACTGCTTATCTGTCCCTTACGGATTGATatgtattgtaataataacaCGGAAACGGCGTTACATGCAGCAATAAAAGGAAAACATTATGATATTGCCCTGGCTTTACTTAAAGCAGGGGCCAGTGCCAACACAGTCATCAAAGCATATCATGACATTAATGAT ACACTGGCTTGTTGTTCAGTGGAGGAAGACTCCAATTATGGTCAGTCCAGCGGTCTGGTTGAGGCTTGTAAAAACCGTGACGTCCCAATAGTGGACTTGTTGCTTAAGTACGGCGCCAGAGATGATGAATGCAAAGCTTTAGCCGTGGCCGTGGCGAATAAAGATGAAACTTTAATCCCAAAATTATTATCCACCAAGGCCCACCCAGATCCCGAGtacaaaatcaacaaaaaggCCATGACTGAAAACATAAATTCCTCCCAGTTCACCATTTTCTCCAACGTGACCAGTCTGACCTATAGCACCATATTCCCCAACACCCCCACAATGATAAACTGGCACAATCAAAAGTGCGGACTGACCCAAATTAAGACGCAATGGCTTACGGACGCGGCTCTACATCAAAACCCCAAATTGAAGCAGAATCCTCGCAGCTACGATGTGGCGTTGTACGCAATCACCAGGCTGGACATTTCAAACAATAGTCTGACTTCAGTTCCTCTGACTGTTTTCCAATTACACAGTCTGAAGTACTTGAACATGGCGCAAAACAAAATCGACAAACTGCCCGTCCCGGTTGTGTCGCCGACCAAAAAAAACTACAAACGCAGGAGCAAACACGTGGAAGAACTCAATTATTCTTGCCCCGTTTTGGAGGAGCTGTATTTGCAGGACAACAGGTTGGATCACATTCCCGAGGCCATTTTTAGGCTGCCGTCTTTGGTGACTTTGGTTGTTTCCAACAATAAGTTACAACAGTTGCCGTATGTTATGTGGTTGGCACCGAAATTAAAAGAACTGAATGCTGCATTTAATCTTCTAAAAGATTTACCGAGTGAGAATGAG agTGCTAAGGAGGAGTTTGATAAGTTAAGTGTAAGTTCTAGTGACAGTCAACTTTCTAGTCATGCGGAGCAAGACTCTGAATCAGACATGTCTGAATTTGATATTGATTCTAAACTGCTTGGTTTAGAGGACACGGTGCAAGCCGTTCGGTACAAGAAAAAGGATAGAGACTATAG ACAAATGGAGTTAACTAAACACCACATTTGGAGTAAAAGTGTTGAAGTAACAGAACAGATTCTTCACAACGACGAGTCGATAACTGAGAAGTCATCCCAATTATCAGCCTTGAATCTTgcccataatttatttacaaacattcCCGTAGTCTTGCCATGTCTTGCCGTTAATCTCACAAGACTGAACATGGCTTTTAACACCTTAAGATCCATGTCACACATTACTAGTTATCCCAGTTCTTTAAAACAGCTGGACCTTAGCCACAACCAAATCACCGTCTGGCCCAGTTTGCCTCAAGTCGAAGCCCAGGATAAAATGGAACAGGCTAATTTGAACTGTTACTCCAACAATTTGGCAGCCAAAGGAAAAATTCCCGAAGGTG TGAGGAGGCAGTCCAGTAGGTCGGTGCGTACAACAGTGCTTCATTCGGTTTGCTCCCATCGGAGGCATTTGAAACTGGATAATCTACGCACGCTGATATTGGCCGACAATCAGCTGCACCGCATTCAATTGGCTACAGACGATGACGGCGATTTAAGCAGCACCGAAGATGAAGACATGGAAAGG aatccGGCTGTTAGTAAAGCCCGACTTATGTTCCCCAATCTATCGATGTTGGATGTCAGCAACAATCTTTTGAAAGAAATTCCTTATAATATTTACGAGTTGAATAACTTGTCTGTTTTGAATATCAGCGGCAATCTag ATATCAACGAGCTGCCGCCGCAGATGGGCTTGTTGTCGCGCCTGTGGAACCTGAACACGCGCGGCTGCTCGCTCCAGGACCCGCTTAAGTCGATGATCGACAGTAAAAAGTACAAAACGATGGACATAGTCGGTTATCTTAAGAGCGTGCTCGAAGACGCGCGGCCCTACGCTCGCATGAAGCTGATGATCGTCGGCGTGCAGGGCATCGGAAAGACGAGCCTGTTGGAACAGCTGAGGCAGGAAGGTGTCACTAGGCGACGGCCAGAA CACTGGGCAAAAAGAAtgggaaataaaaatattaatgtaaaaacttCGAGGGGTACAAATATGTCTACAGTTGGTGTAGATATCGGTGATTGGATATACGAAAAGAAAGTTAAATCACATTCACATGGCCCAGTCATATTCCGAACGTGGGACTTTGGAGGACAAAAAGA GTATTATGCCACACATCAGTATTTCCTTTCAAAAAGAAGTCTATATTTAGTCGTTTGGAAAATCACCGACGGTCATCGGGGTATAAACGAAATCTTACAATGGTTAGTGAACATACAAGCTAGAGCACCAAATTCACCAGTAATAATAGTAGGGACGCATTACGATGTGGTGCAAGAATTTAATCCAAACATTTCTGAAGATTATCAACAAATCATCAGAGATAGGTTCATAAATATCGTAGACGCCGAAAAGTGTGGTCTTCCCCGAGTTCTAGACACCATAGAAATCAGCTGTAAAACTAGACACAACGTCAAGTTACTTTGCAACCTCATATACGACACAGTATTCAGTCTTCGACCTCCAG gaaGCAAAGAATTGTTACTGGAACAAAAAGTACCTGCCACATATCTAGCACTTGAAGACGTAGTCAATTACGTCGCGTCGGAACGTAGGGCGAACGGTTTGGACCCAGTCTTGACTGCGGACCAGTATCGAAGCATTGTCACGACGGAAATGCAACAAAGGTACAACCGCACGTTCAGAGATTGGGCCGAGTTGCATCAGGCCACGCTGTTTCTACACGACAACGGGGTTTTATTACATTACGACGATGCCACTTTAAAAGACTTGTATTTCCTAGATCCTCAGTGGTTGTGTGACATGTTGGCACACGTCGTCACCATCAGGGAGATCAATCCGTTCGCCAGGAGTGGCGTCATGAAGCTGGACGACTTGAAACACATATTCAAAACCAGCAGTATTGGTCCGATGGACACAAGGGGTTATATAGTGAatcttttgaataaattcgaAGTGGCCCTCACGTGGGACTCACGTACGTTGTTGATTCCCAGTTTGTTGCCGTCTGAGGAAGATTTACAGCTTGCGCTGATGTATCCCGGCCAGTATCCACCGCTAATCAAAGTTAAGGTGCCGCTAAGGTCCCGAGGTTGGGCGGTGCGCAACAAAAAGATTGCCGTTTCTCCTAAGTCAGTATTGTATCGAGATCCTTCTCAGGGAAAATTCCAAATGAGCCTTCCTTCTACCTCATCCATTCCTAATG AACCTCCAGAAGAAATCGCCCACTATCAGCTACGAAGTCAACCGACAGATAAATCCATAGCACGCCTTCTTTTGATGTCGTATTTTCCGTCTGGATTCTGGTCCAGATTAATTTCCCGAATTTTAGCCGATGATACCATCATCGATATAATTCGGTCTTACTTTGTTATACCAAAAGATGTGGCACAAGATATTCATTTAGTAAAACTACTAGATTTGAAGGCAGAATGGGTTTTGTGGCAGACTGGCTTACAACTAAAGTATGGTGACATCACACTATTTAGGATGCGGGAAGTATTACACAATTCATCTGCCCAGTACAGACatttaaa ATTCCGACTGAAACAAGACGGCATTTGGTGCGACGTGGACTTGCAAAGTACTTCggtattagaaatatatttcccAGTTGATTCACTGGTGGTCAAACCCATCATTACCGAAATGGGTGACGCATCCGATCTAAAAGTAAAGGACCAACTCGTAATAAATAGCACTCCAGAATGTACCGCCCAGTTACTTGCCTTGGCCGTTGATCACATCGACATCCTGTTGGAAGACTGGTACCCTACATTGGGAACAAGATTTGTGCACACTTCCGAAGgcaaatttttgataactcGCCTGGTCCCGTGTCCTCAGTGTCTTGCCAAATCCATGGAGTGTGACCAGAGTTTGAACCCAATTGACTTTAGTCAGCCTAAAAATCTAATGGAAGAGATGCAACAAGCTGAACAGGAGGGCGGCTATCACAATCAGCACCATAATCGTGTCAGAAAATCCCAAGAATCGTATACTTCGGAATGTGACAGCGGAGTTGGACCAGATTCGTCGTGCTCCAGCCGTATGCCGTCAATGGAGGGCCATCCAGGGGTGCAGACAGACGAACAACCATCCAACGTGTCGTACTCTTGGATGGTGGAGGAGTGCATTTTAGCCGCGTACGGAAGCAAAACTGTTAATTGTCCTACACACGACGACATACCTTTATCTAGAGTAGCACCTGATGCT ATATTCATGGACTTGGGAGAGAGGTACATTATAAAAccagaaaacattaaaaaaggtCGATTATTGGGCCGAGGTGCTTTTGGCTTTGTATTCAAAGGTACATGCAAAGTTAGAGGTTCAAATAACATGATAGATGTGGCGATGAAGATGTTACAACCAGTCCAACCTGGACCGAATGCTCGCCAATCTGCCGCCATCGCCTATAAAGCTGCACAGGGTAAATGGGACCGAGATCCCTTACAGTACGCGTGTAAAGCATACTGCACCGCCAGACAAGAACTGAACATCTTATTGTCTTTGCGTCACCCCAACATTGTCCCATTTGTTGGAGTTTGCACTAGTCCTTTGGCTTTAGTGTTGGATTTGGCGCCACAAGGTGCTTTAGATCTGGTTCTAAGACATTACAGGAGGTCTGGAGCCAAGGTTGGACCTTACACATTACAGGCCATAATCTTACAG gtTGCCAAAGCCATAGAGTATTTGCACCGacaacatattatatatagagaCCTGAAATCTGAGAATGTGTTGGTTTGGGAGATGCCTCCACCTTTTGTAGACCATCCGGACCATCCCGTTCATATTAAGGTTGCAGAttatg GAATTAGTAGGTTAACTTTACCTTCGGGTACGAAAGGTTTTGGTGGTACTGAAGGGTTCATGGCCCCGGAAATAATGAGATACAACGGCGAAGAAGAGTACACAGAGAAGGTCGACTGCTTCTCTTTTGGAATGTTTATATATGAGTTGTTGACTTTACATCAGCCTTTTGAAGGCCATGAATCCGTAAAAGAGTGCATACTTGAAGGTGGAAGACCACCGCTGACATACAGA gagACTTTATATCCGAGCTACTTCCTAGACCTGATGGTGTTGTGCTGGTCTCAACAACCTAAGGACCGCCCTTCAGCAAGCCAAATAGTTTCAATAGCCAGTGCTCCAGAATTCACCCATTTAAGCGACGTGATTTCTTTGAAACATCAAGCCCCGGTTGTGGCTTCAACAAGTGCAGCTCTTACACACATAACCGAAGACGGTTTGTCTGGATCGGAAATGTGGCTGATGTGTGCTAATTCAAGAATTGATTTGCTCCTGGCCGCAGACAGAGGTTGGTTGCAGTACCACACCATGCCTCTGCCTATCAGACCGACAGCCGCTTGTACAGTGGGCAATGCTGTATGGATTGGAGACTACGCGGGAAACCTCCATGCCTAttc GGCTAGTGACGGTTATAAGTTATTTACTTATTCGTTGGAGTCAGAGGTTAATGTTCAAGTAGAAGCGCTGTTGTACTTAGCAAACCTTAAAAGAGTGGCTTGTGCTCTATCGAACGGCAGACTGTTCCTTGTCAATTCAGAATTTTATCCCTCAACTCCTACTGCTGCAGAAGGCTCGTTCGTTATGACAGAGCTGGGATCTCAGTCGTCTATCAATTGCTTGTGTGCAGCTTCATTAGAAAATTCTAG tGCTTGTGAATTGTGGTGCGGCGAATCAAATGGGCAAATATCTATTTACACAATAAAAGACCAAGTTGTTGCTGGACAAGaagttttaaatcattatcAACCAGTGATTGAAAAAGTAGATGTTATGAACTTGGTTGCAGTGGATAATTGCGTCTATTCCTACGTCCATCCAGGCTGTATTGTTTACCAGTGGGATCAAAAATCCAGGACCATCGTAAACAAACTAGACTGTTCTAAATTGGTACCTTGTTCTGAGAGTCTTAAATCAATTGCTATTGAGGAACATTTAAGTCCAACAAATTGCCAG gtGACAAGCTTGGTTATTCTAAATACCGATTTGTACATTGGCACTACTTGGGGCTGTGTGATTATAGCTGAAAGAAGTACACTTCGCCCCGTCACGATTTTCAGACCATATGAAGAAGAAGTTAGAGCGATTGTGCCTTTGGCGCAGTGCAAAAATGTTAGTGGCAGACAAGAGAACACACCATTAATAGCCACAATAGGAAGAGGCTACCGAAATTTATTGTCGAGATATACCGATGTCACCGTTAATATTGGTACCCCATTACCAAGCCCAATGGGTGGCACATCATATACTTCAACTAAACCTAACATGTTCGTTTTATTGTGGAGAGCTGAGCATTGGAATGCTACATAG